From Haloglomus litoreum, the proteins below share one genomic window:
- a CDS encoding class I SAM-dependent methyltransferase — translation MSVREEFDAWAADGRDRGMEERHWHTAKHVLARMPVEPGDAVLDLGCGSGYAARALVETRDAGRAYGLDGAPEMVRNARSYTDASLRDRVAFVRGDFEHLPFEDDTLDHCFSMEAFYYARDPHAALRELRRVLRPGGTFHCAVNYYEESEHTHHWQDGISIDMTRWSRDRYREAFRDAGFHVATQDNIPDRETDIPPASEFPTEDWETRAAMVERYREFGTLLTVGVAPA, via the coding sequence ATGAGCGTTCGCGAGGAGTTCGACGCCTGGGCGGCCGATGGACGCGACCGCGGCATGGAGGAGCGCCACTGGCACACCGCGAAGCACGTCCTCGCGCGGATGCCGGTCGAACCGGGCGACGCCGTCCTCGACCTCGGCTGTGGCTCCGGCTACGCCGCCCGCGCGCTCGTCGAGACCCGGGACGCCGGCCGCGCGTACGGCCTCGACGGCGCCCCGGAGATGGTCCGCAACGCCCGGTCGTACACCGACGCCTCGCTCCGCGACCGTGTCGCGTTCGTCCGCGGGGACTTCGAGCACCTGCCCTTCGAGGACGACACGCTCGACCACTGCTTCTCCATGGAGGCGTTCTACTACGCCCGCGACCCCCACGCGGCACTCCGGGAACTCCGGCGCGTCCTCCGTCCCGGCGGGACCTTCCACTGTGCGGTGAACTACTACGAGGAGAGCGAGCACACGCACCACTGGCAGGACGGGATATCCATCGACATGACCCGCTGGTCCCGGGACCGGTACCGCGAGGCGTTCCGCGACGCCGGGTTCCACGTCGCCACGCAGGACAACATCCCGGACCGGGAGACCGACATCCCCCCCGCGAGCGAGTTCCCGACGGAGGACTGGGAGACGCGAGCGGCGATGGTCGAGCGCTACCGCGAGTTCGGCACGCTCCTGA
- a CDS encoding DUF2391 family protein → MVGPSRRFKTADIAQQLVGGFLLAGPFVVTAEVWELAASMSIFQALVTVGIVFAIGYGALYKAEDRDPDREREVGGVPLRFVSLMAISFGSVLVLALAFGAPETFLTGLGVPTSEWPQVTAYAVSIGAIFSVVGAATADSVF, encoded by the coding sequence ATGGTCGGCCCCTCGCGACGGTTCAAGACCGCGGACATCGCCCAGCAGCTGGTCGGTGGATTCCTGCTCGCGGGTCCGTTCGTCGTCACCGCGGAGGTGTGGGAGCTGGCCGCCAGCATGAGCATCTTCCAGGCGCTCGTGACCGTCGGCATCGTCTTCGCCATCGGGTACGGCGCCCTCTACAAGGCCGAGGACCGCGACCCCGACCGCGAGCGGGAGGTCGGTGGCGTTCCGTTGCGCTTCGTCTCGCTGATGGCCATCTCCTTCGGCTCCGTGCTGGTCCTGGCGCTGGCGTTCGGCGCCCCCGAGACGTTCCTCACAGGACTGGGGGTCCCGACCAGCGAGTGGCCGCAGGTCACCGCCTACGCCGTCAGCATCGGCGCCATCTTCAGCGTGGTCGGGGCGGCGACAGCCGACTCCGTCTTCTAA